Proteins from one Syngnathoides biaculeatus isolate LvHL_M chromosome 8, ASM1980259v1, whole genome shotgun sequence genomic window:
- the rhbdd1 gene encoding rhomboid-related protein 4 — translation MRGRQRSSHLGLLLLLSQLYQVGLDNVPPVTLAVLGLNAYLFLFPAAPLMKACVSVRQAWGSGEWSRLILSPFHHADDMHLYFNMVSLLMKGLRLERRLGAAWFAYTLAVFSLLTGVLYLAMEAGLTQLTGDGSHSAACAVGFSGVLFALKVLNNHYHPGGVTYVMGFPVANRYASWVELVLIHITAPGTSLIGHLAGILAGLLYTTGPLKKMMKTCAGLMSNSIFKPRTSYSSSGYSGSHRRSEQYPTDAGTSSSYTGGMTEEEQLAAAIRNSFRDTGRHQHGDGPAPPPYGFRLTEEELRARRLARLDAFM, via the exons ATGCGGGGCCGTCAGAGGAGCTCGCACCTGggcctgttgctgctgctgtcgCAGCTCTACCAGGTGGGATTGGACAACGTCCCGCCCGTCACCCTGGCCGTCCTTGGCCTCAACGCTTACCTCTTCCTGTTCCCTGCGGCGCCGCTCATGAAG GCGTGCGTGAGCGTCCGGCAGGCATGGGGCTCGGGCGAATGGAGCCGCCTGATCCTGTCTCCTTTCCACCACGCCGACGACATGCACCTCTACTTCAACATGGTGTCGCTGCTCATGAAGGGCCTGCGTCTGGAGCGCCGTCTGGGCGCCGCGTGGTTCGCGTACACGCTGGCCGTCTTCTCGCTGCTCACCGGCGTGCTGTACCTGGCGATGGAGGCCGGCCTCACCCAGCTGACCGGCGACGGGTCGCACAGCGCCGCCTGCGCTGTCGGATTCTCAG GGGTTCTTTTTGCCCTGAAGGTCCTGAACAACCACTACCACCCCGGCGGCGTGACCTACGTGATGGGCTTCCCGGTGGCCAACCGCTACGCCAGCTGGGTGGAGCTGGTCCTCATCCACATCACGGCACCCGG gACTTCTCTGATTGGCCACTTGGCGGGAATCCTGGCGGGCCTGCTCTACACTACCGGGCCGCTGAAAAAGATGATGAAGACGTGTGCAG GGCTGATGTCAAACAGCATCTTCAAGCCCAGAACGTCTTACAGCTCCTCAG GCTACAGTGGCAGCCACCGGAGAAGTGAGCAGTACCCGACGGACGCTGGGACGTCGTCGTCGTACACGGGCGGGATGACGGAGGAGGAGCAGCTGGCGGCGGCCATCAGGAACAGTTTCCGTGATACAG GACGCCACCAGCACGGCGACGGTCCGGCTCCGCCTCCGTACGGCTTCCGCTTAACGGAGGAGGAACTCCGCGCCAGGAGGCTGGCGCGATTGGACGCTTTCATGTGA
- the LOC133505105 gene encoding polypeptide N-acetylgalactosaminyltransferase 17-like isoform X3: MRACVAVRRTCTRIVPIAGHLHPHRQSRTFRCGGDASYRRPESAASAPSPRDARRTSPGASTPVALTLPRTPARTWPPMALASRRWRLLLVLNALAAAGIMTLWSRCGGGERAPAQVSDGVERRRPSRANGTAGVSQQVLLKRLSSLEDVVYRQLNGLSKSLGLTEGFGGRGAGGLPASLSPGEEGDAKYLRDKYGYDAYLSDTISLDRNIPDHRPTSCREVSHPRDLPQMALVFIFVNEALSVILRSLHSAVNHTPAHLLKEIILVDDHSDDEQLKGPLEDYVNKRYPGLVKIVRNHKREGLIRARIEGWKAATAEVTGFFDAHVEFTPFWAEPVLTRIKEDRKRIVLPSIDNIKHDTFEVERYENSGHGYNWELWCMYISPPKQWWDEGDVAAPIRSPAMIGCSFVANRLFFGELGLLDPGMDVYGGENIELGIRVWTCGGSMEVLPCSRVAHIARVKKPYHSNIAFHMRRNALRVAEVWMDRFKSNVYLAWNIPMENHAIDFGDIAERVALRKSLRCKNFQWYLDNVYPEMRTYDDTLYYGEIRNSKVSHLCLDQGVKENHTATLHPCHGWGPQDVTPKRVACSWALWAAPDRTRDAWRTIPPARRRNSWTATKTRAKTAPSGFSLRAVL; encoded by the exons atgcgtgcgtgtgttgcAGTCCGTCGGACGTGCACGCGCATTGTCCCGATCGCTGGTCATCTTCATCCTCACCGACAAAGTCGGACGTTCCGCTGCGGAGGAGACGCAAGCTACCGTCGGCCCGAGAGCGCCGCCTCCGCCCCCTCCCCGCGGGATGCCCGCCGGACGTCGCCCGG CGCGTCCACGCCCGTCGCACTGACCCTTCCTCGAACCCCAGCCCGAACCTGGCCGCCCATGGCTTTGGCTTCGAGAAGATGGAGGCTTCTGCTGGTGCTCAACGCGCTGGCGGCGGCCGGGATCATGACGCTGTGGAGCCGCTGCGGCGGCGGAGAGCGCGCGCCGGCGCAGGTTTCGGACGGGGTCGAGCGCAGGAGGCCGAGCCGGGCCAACGGGACCGCCGGCGTCAGCCAGCAAGTGCTGCTCAAGAGGCTGAGCTCGCTGGAGGACGTCGTGTACAGGCAGCTGAACG GTCTGTCCAAGTCTCTGGGCCTGACGGAGGGTTTCGGGGGCCGGGGCGCCGGCGGCCTGCCCGCCAGCCTTTCTCCGGGTGAGGAGGGCGACGCCAAGTACCTGAGGGACAAATACGGCTACGACGCCTACCTGAGCGACACCATCTCGCTGGACAGGAACATCCCCGACCACAGACCCACCAG TTGCCGAGAGGTCAGCCACCCCCGGGACCTCCCCCAAATGGCGCTGGTGTTCATCTTCGTCAACGAGGCGCTGTCCGTCATCCTGCGCTCGCTCCACTCGGCCGTCAATCACACGCCGGCGCACCTGCtcaaggaaatcatcctggtgGACGACCACAGCGACGACG AGCAGCTGAAAGGACCTCTGGAGGACTACGTGAATAAGCGCTACCCGGGACTGGTCAAGATCGTCAGGAACCACAAGAGGGAGGGTCTGATCCGGGCCAGGATCGAGGGCTGGAAGGCGGCCACCGCCGAGGTGACGGGATTCTTCGACGCCCACGTGGAGTTCACGCCCTTCTG GGCCGAACCGGTTCTGACCCGAATCAAGGAGGACCGCAAGAGGATCGTCCTGCCGTCCATCGACAACATCAAGCACGACACCTTCGAGGTGGAGCGGTACGAGAACTCGGGCCACGGCTACAACTGGGAGCTGTGGTGCATGTACATCAGCCCGCCGAAGCAGTGGTGGGACGAGGGCGACGTGGCGGCGCCCATCAG GAGTCCCGCCATGATTGGCTGCTCCTTCGTGGCCAACCGGCTCTTCTTCGGCGAGCTGGGCCTGCTGGACCCTGGCATGGACGTCTACGGGGGAGAGAACATCGAACTGGGCATCCGG GTGTGGACGTGCGGGGGCAGCATGGAGGTGTTGCCGTGCTCGCGCGTGGCTCACATTGCCCGCGTAAAGAAGCCGTACCACAGCAACATCGCCTTTCACATGCGGCGCAACGCCCTGCGCGTGGCCGAGGTCTGGATGGACCGCTTCAAGTCCAACGTCTACCTGGCCTGGAACATCCCCATGGAG AATCACGCCATCGACTTCGGAGACATCGCTGAGAGGGTGGCGCTGAGGAAGAGCCTACGGTGTAAGAACTTCCAGTGGTACTTGGACAACGTTTACCCCGAGATGAGGACGTACGACGACACGCTCTACTACGGCGAG ATCCGCAATTCCAAAGTGAGCCACCTGTGTTTGGACCAGGGCGTGAAGGAGAACCACACGGCCACGTTGCACCCCTGCCATGGCTGGGGTCCccag GACGTTACACCAAAGAGGGTCGCCTGTTCCTGGGCCCTCTGGGCAGCACCGGATCGGACACGCGATGCGTGGCGGACGATCCCGCCAGCGCGTCGCCGCAACTCCTGGACTGCGACAAAGACGAGGGCCAAGACCGCACCAAGTGGATTTTCACTCAG GGCGGTTCTCTGA
- the LOC133505107 gene encoding polypeptide N-acetylgalactosaminyltransferase 17-like yields MVLMGKKKKVLLLLNVLALVGIFMLFIDRNGARFGDLFAIWDATVVDYPRAEMESPETELEIEPEIKQESEPEAEMPEKTNGNVEDILRERLNYLEEIVYGHLNGLSKPLGLVEGFGAKGADGVPFTLSVEEATKAGPLKQKYGYDAFMSDKISLDRNIPDYRPSKCKEYTYPADLPQIALIFIFVNEALSVILRSIHSAVNHTPAHLLKEIILVDDHSDQEQLKGPLEDYVNKRYPGLVKIIRNSKREGLIRARIEGWKAATAEVTGFFDAHVEFTPFWAEPVLSRIKEDRTRIILPSIDNIKYDTFEVVSYGQPAHGYDWQLWCKYISPNAAWKALNDESLPIRSPAMIGCSFVVHRLYFGELGLFDPEMEVYGGENVELGIRVWSCGGSMEMLPCSRVAHIQRFKKPYLEDSLATLMRRNGLRVAEVWFDEYKPNFYMAWNIPMKNHSIDYGNVTERVELRKRLQCKNFKWYLENVYPEMRTHQDTLIYGVMYNFNLKKMCLDQGERIYHTPILFHCHGLNPQLVRYTSSKQLFVGTLGSSSQETRCLVDIPSETRPQLLDCNTVSNIRQTKWKFIQGDAVQNIATGRCMEVVKSEPNKDNKLVMRRCSGQRWNLTIPALRS; encoded by the exons ATGGTTCTCAtggggaagaaaaagaaggtccTGCTCTTGCTCAATGTGCTCGCGCTGGTGGGAATCTTCATGTTATTCATCGACAGAAACGGGGCCCGATTCGGGGATCTGTTCGCCATTTGGGACGCTACGGTTGTGGATTATCCTCGGGCAGAGATGGAGAGCCCGGAGACGGAACTCGAGATAGAGCCCGAGATAAAGCAAGAGTCAGAACCGGAAGCAGAGATGCCGGAGAAGACCAACGGCAACGTGGAGGACATTCTGAGGGAGAGGCTTAATTACTTGGAGGAGATCGTGTACGGACACCTGAATG GTCTTTCTAAACCTCTGGGCCTGGTTGAGGGCTTCGGGGCTAAAGGCGCGGACGGCGTTCCCTTCACGCTCTCCGTAGAAGAGGCGACTAAAGCTGGACCTCTGAAGCAAAAGTATGGTTACGATGCTTTCATGAGCGACAAGATCTCACTGGACAGAAACATCCCAGACTACAGACCCAGCAA ATGCAAGGAGTACACCTACCCGGCGGATCTCCCCCAGATCGCCCTGATCTTCATCTTCGTCAACGAGGCGCTGTCCGTCATCCTGCGCTCCATCCACTCGGCCGTCAATCACACGCCGGCGCACCTGCtcaaggaaatcatcctggtgGACGACCACAGCGACCAGG AGCAACTGAAAGGACCTCTGGAGGACTACGTGAATAAGCGCTACCCCGGTCTGGTGAAGATCATCAGGAACTCCAAGAGGGAGGGTCTGATCCGGGCCAGGATCGAAGGCTGGAAGGCGGCCACCGCCGAGGTGACGGGATTCTTCGACGCCCACGTGGAGTTCACGCCCTTCTG GGCCGAGCCGGTTCTGAGCCGGATCAAGGAGGACCGCACCAGGATCATCCTGCCGTCCATCGACAACATCAAGTACGACACCTTCGAGGTGGTCTCCTACGGGCAGCCGGCCCACGGCTACGACTGGCAGCTGTGGTGTAAATACATCAGCCCCAACGCTGCGTGGAAAGCCCTGAACGACGAATCTCTCCCCATCAG GAGTCCCGCCATGATAGGCTGCTCCTTCGTGGTCCACCGGCTCTACTTTGGCGAGCTGGGCCTGTTCGACCCGGAAATGGAAGTCTACGGGGGAGAGAATGTGGAACTGGGAATCAGG GTGTGGTCGTGCGGGGGCAGCATGGAAATGCTGCCGTGCTCCCGCGTGGCTCACATCCAGCGCTTCAAGAAACCTTACCTGGAGGACTCCTTGGCCACCCTCATGCGGCGCAACGGCCTTCGCGTGGCCGAGGTCTGGTTCGACGAATACAAGCCCAACTTCTACATGGCCTGGAACATCCCCATGAAG AACCACAGCATCGACTACGGGAACGTCACTGAGAGGGTGGAGCTCAGAAAGCGACTGCAGTGTAAGAACTTCAAGTGGTACTTGGAGAACGTTTACCCTGAAATGAGGACGCACCAAGACACACTCATCTATGGCGTG ATGTACAACTTCAACCTcaagaaaatgtgtttggaCCAGGGAGAGAGGATCTACCACACCCCCATCCTATTCCACTGCCACGGCTTGAATCCTCAG TTGGTGCGCTACACCTCAAGCAAACAGCTGTTCGTGGGCACGTTGGGCAGTAGCTCCCAGGAGACCCGCTGCTTGGTGGACATCCCGTCCGAGACACGACCGCAGCTCCTCGACTGCAACACCGTAAGCAACATCCGGCAGACCAAGTGGAAATTCATTCAG GGCGACGCGGTCCAAAACATAGCCACGGGGCGCTGCATGGAGGTGGTGAAGTCGGAACCCAATAAAGACAACAAGCTGGTCATGCGGCGCTGCTCGGGCCAGAGGTGGAACTTGACCATTCCCGCTCTACGTTCCTGA
- the LOC133505105 gene encoding polypeptide N-acetylgalactosaminyltransferase 17-like isoform X1, whose protein sequence is MRACVAVRRTCTRIVPIAGHLHPHRQSRTFRCGGDASYRRPESAASAPSPRDARRTSPGASTPVALTLPRTPARTWPPMALASRRWRLLLVLNALAAAGIMTLWSRCGGGERAPAQVSDGVERRRPSRANGTAGVSQQVLLKRLSSLEDVVYRQLNGLSKSLGLTEGFGGRGAGGLPASLSPGEEGDAKYLRDKYGYDAYLSDTISLDRNIPDHRPTSCREVSHPRDLPQMALVFIFVNEALSVILRSLHSAVNHTPAHLLKEIILVDDHSDDEQLKGPLEDYVNKRYPGLVKIVRNHKREGLIRARIEGWKAATAEVTGFFDAHVEFTPFWAEPVLTRIKEDRKRIVLPSIDNIKHDTFEVERYENSGHGYNWELWCMYISPPKQWWDEGDVAAPIRSPAMIGCSFVANRLFFGELGLLDPGMDVYGGENIELGIRVWTCGGSMEVLPCSRVAHIARVKKPYHSNIAFHMRRNALRVAEVWMDRFKSNVYLAWNIPMENHAIDFGDIAERVALRKSLRCKNFQWYLDNVYPEMRTYDDTLYYGEIRNSKVSHLCLDQGVKENHTATLHPCHGWGPQVVRTLHQRGSPVPGPSGQHRIGHAMRGGRSRQRVAATPGLRQRRGPRPHQVDFHSGRFSDELRHRPLSGGGPGQRVLRPPGGTAALLRAALDYEEHHDAAADRGLTVALMFGILP, encoded by the exons atgcgtgcgtgtgttgcAGTCCGTCGGACGTGCACGCGCATTGTCCCGATCGCTGGTCATCTTCATCCTCACCGACAAAGTCGGACGTTCCGCTGCGGAGGAGACGCAAGCTACCGTCGGCCCGAGAGCGCCGCCTCCGCCCCCTCCCCGCGGGATGCCCGCCGGACGTCGCCCGG CGCGTCCACGCCCGTCGCACTGACCCTTCCTCGAACCCCAGCCCGAACCTGGCCGCCCATGGCTTTGGCTTCGAGAAGATGGAGGCTTCTGCTGGTGCTCAACGCGCTGGCGGCGGCCGGGATCATGACGCTGTGGAGCCGCTGCGGCGGCGGAGAGCGCGCGCCGGCGCAGGTTTCGGACGGGGTCGAGCGCAGGAGGCCGAGCCGGGCCAACGGGACCGCCGGCGTCAGCCAGCAAGTGCTGCTCAAGAGGCTGAGCTCGCTGGAGGACGTCGTGTACAGGCAGCTGAACG GTCTGTCCAAGTCTCTGGGCCTGACGGAGGGTTTCGGGGGCCGGGGCGCCGGCGGCCTGCCCGCCAGCCTTTCTCCGGGTGAGGAGGGCGACGCCAAGTACCTGAGGGACAAATACGGCTACGACGCCTACCTGAGCGACACCATCTCGCTGGACAGGAACATCCCCGACCACAGACCCACCAG TTGCCGAGAGGTCAGCCACCCCCGGGACCTCCCCCAAATGGCGCTGGTGTTCATCTTCGTCAACGAGGCGCTGTCCGTCATCCTGCGCTCGCTCCACTCGGCCGTCAATCACACGCCGGCGCACCTGCtcaaggaaatcatcctggtgGACGACCACAGCGACGACG AGCAGCTGAAAGGACCTCTGGAGGACTACGTGAATAAGCGCTACCCGGGACTGGTCAAGATCGTCAGGAACCACAAGAGGGAGGGTCTGATCCGGGCCAGGATCGAGGGCTGGAAGGCGGCCACCGCCGAGGTGACGGGATTCTTCGACGCCCACGTGGAGTTCACGCCCTTCTG GGCCGAACCGGTTCTGACCCGAATCAAGGAGGACCGCAAGAGGATCGTCCTGCCGTCCATCGACAACATCAAGCACGACACCTTCGAGGTGGAGCGGTACGAGAACTCGGGCCACGGCTACAACTGGGAGCTGTGGTGCATGTACATCAGCCCGCCGAAGCAGTGGTGGGACGAGGGCGACGTGGCGGCGCCCATCAG GAGTCCCGCCATGATTGGCTGCTCCTTCGTGGCCAACCGGCTCTTCTTCGGCGAGCTGGGCCTGCTGGACCCTGGCATGGACGTCTACGGGGGAGAGAACATCGAACTGGGCATCCGG GTGTGGACGTGCGGGGGCAGCATGGAGGTGTTGCCGTGCTCGCGCGTGGCTCACATTGCCCGCGTAAAGAAGCCGTACCACAGCAACATCGCCTTTCACATGCGGCGCAACGCCCTGCGCGTGGCCGAGGTCTGGATGGACCGCTTCAAGTCCAACGTCTACCTGGCCTGGAACATCCCCATGGAG AATCACGCCATCGACTTCGGAGACATCGCTGAGAGGGTGGCGCTGAGGAAGAGCCTACGGTGTAAGAACTTCCAGTGGTACTTGGACAACGTTTACCCCGAGATGAGGACGTACGACGACACGCTCTACTACGGCGAG ATCCGCAATTCCAAAGTGAGCCACCTGTGTTTGGACCAGGGCGTGAAGGAGAACCACACGGCCACGTTGCACCCCTGCCATGGCTGGGGTCCccaggtag TTAGGACGTTACACCAAAGAGGGTCGCCTGTTCCTGGGCCCTCTGGGCAGCACCGGATCGGACACGCGATGCGTGGCGGACGATCCCGCCAGCGCGTCGCCGCAACTCCTGGACTGCGACAAAGACGAGGGCCAAGACCGCACCAAGTGGATTTTCACTCAG GGCGGTTCTCTGATGAACTCCGCCACCGGCCGCTGTCTGGAGGCGGTCCCGGCCAACGTGTACTTCGGCCACCAGGCGGTACTGCGGCCTTGCTCCGGGCAGCGCTGGACTATGAAGAACACCATGACGCCGCAGCGGACAGAGGCCTAACGGTGGCGCTGATGTTTGGGATTTTGCCGTGA
- the LOC133505105 gene encoding polypeptide N-acetylgalactosaminyltransferase 17-like isoform X2, producing MRACVAVRRTCTRIVPIAGHLHPHRQSRTFRCGGDASYRRPESAASAPSPRDARRTSPGASTPVALTLPRTPARTWPPMALASRRWRLLLVLNALAAAGIMTLWSRCGGGERAPAQVSDGVERRRPSRANGTAGVSQQVLLKRLSSLEDVVYRQLNGLSKSLGLTEGFGGRGAGGLPASLSPGEEGDAKYLRDKYGYDAYLSDTISLDRNIPDHRPTSCREVSHPRDLPQMALVFIFVNEALSVILRSLHSAVNHTPAHLLKEIILVDDHSDDEQLKGPLEDYVNKRYPGLVKIVRNHKREGLIRARIEGWKAATAEVTGFFDAHVEFTPFWAEPVLTRIKEDRKRIVLPSIDNIKHDTFEVERYENSGHGYNWELWCMYISPPKQWWDEGDVAAPIRSPAMIGCSFVANRLFFGELGLLDPGMDVYGGENIELGIRVWTCGGSMEVLPCSRVAHIARVKKPYHSNIAFHMRRNALRVAEVWMDRFKSNVYLAWNIPMENHAIDFGDIAERVALRKSLRCKNFQWYLDNVYPEMRTYDDTLYYGEIRNSKVSHLCLDQGVKENHTATLHPCHGWGPQLGRYTKEGRLFLGPLGSTGSDTRCVADDPASASPQLLDCDKDEGQDRTKWIFTQGGSLMNSATGRCLEAVPANVYFGHQAVLRPCSGQRWTMKNTMTPQRTEA from the exons atgcgtgcgtgtgttgcAGTCCGTCGGACGTGCACGCGCATTGTCCCGATCGCTGGTCATCTTCATCCTCACCGACAAAGTCGGACGTTCCGCTGCGGAGGAGACGCAAGCTACCGTCGGCCCGAGAGCGCCGCCTCCGCCCCCTCCCCGCGGGATGCCCGCCGGACGTCGCCCGG CGCGTCCACGCCCGTCGCACTGACCCTTCCTCGAACCCCAGCCCGAACCTGGCCGCCCATGGCTTTGGCTTCGAGAAGATGGAGGCTTCTGCTGGTGCTCAACGCGCTGGCGGCGGCCGGGATCATGACGCTGTGGAGCCGCTGCGGCGGCGGAGAGCGCGCGCCGGCGCAGGTTTCGGACGGGGTCGAGCGCAGGAGGCCGAGCCGGGCCAACGGGACCGCCGGCGTCAGCCAGCAAGTGCTGCTCAAGAGGCTGAGCTCGCTGGAGGACGTCGTGTACAGGCAGCTGAACG GTCTGTCCAAGTCTCTGGGCCTGACGGAGGGTTTCGGGGGCCGGGGCGCCGGCGGCCTGCCCGCCAGCCTTTCTCCGGGTGAGGAGGGCGACGCCAAGTACCTGAGGGACAAATACGGCTACGACGCCTACCTGAGCGACACCATCTCGCTGGACAGGAACATCCCCGACCACAGACCCACCAG TTGCCGAGAGGTCAGCCACCCCCGGGACCTCCCCCAAATGGCGCTGGTGTTCATCTTCGTCAACGAGGCGCTGTCCGTCATCCTGCGCTCGCTCCACTCGGCCGTCAATCACACGCCGGCGCACCTGCtcaaggaaatcatcctggtgGACGACCACAGCGACGACG AGCAGCTGAAAGGACCTCTGGAGGACTACGTGAATAAGCGCTACCCGGGACTGGTCAAGATCGTCAGGAACCACAAGAGGGAGGGTCTGATCCGGGCCAGGATCGAGGGCTGGAAGGCGGCCACCGCCGAGGTGACGGGATTCTTCGACGCCCACGTGGAGTTCACGCCCTTCTG GGCCGAACCGGTTCTGACCCGAATCAAGGAGGACCGCAAGAGGATCGTCCTGCCGTCCATCGACAACATCAAGCACGACACCTTCGAGGTGGAGCGGTACGAGAACTCGGGCCACGGCTACAACTGGGAGCTGTGGTGCATGTACATCAGCCCGCCGAAGCAGTGGTGGGACGAGGGCGACGTGGCGGCGCCCATCAG GAGTCCCGCCATGATTGGCTGCTCCTTCGTGGCCAACCGGCTCTTCTTCGGCGAGCTGGGCCTGCTGGACCCTGGCATGGACGTCTACGGGGGAGAGAACATCGAACTGGGCATCCGG GTGTGGACGTGCGGGGGCAGCATGGAGGTGTTGCCGTGCTCGCGCGTGGCTCACATTGCCCGCGTAAAGAAGCCGTACCACAGCAACATCGCCTTTCACATGCGGCGCAACGCCCTGCGCGTGGCCGAGGTCTGGATGGACCGCTTCAAGTCCAACGTCTACCTGGCCTGGAACATCCCCATGGAG AATCACGCCATCGACTTCGGAGACATCGCTGAGAGGGTGGCGCTGAGGAAGAGCCTACGGTGTAAGAACTTCCAGTGGTACTTGGACAACGTTTACCCCGAGATGAGGACGTACGACGACACGCTCTACTACGGCGAG ATCCGCAATTCCAAAGTGAGCCACCTGTGTTTGGACCAGGGCGTGAAGGAGAACCACACGGCCACGTTGCACCCCTGCCATGGCTGGGGTCCccag TTAGGACGTTACACCAAAGAGGGTCGCCTGTTCCTGGGCCCTCTGGGCAGCACCGGATCGGACACGCGATGCGTGGCGGACGATCCCGCCAGCGCGTCGCCGCAACTCCTGGACTGCGACAAAGACGAGGGCCAAGACCGCACCAAGTGGATTTTCACTCAG GGCGGTTCTCTGATGAACTCCGCCACCGGCCGCTGTCTGGAGGCGGTCCCGGCCAACGTGTACTTCGGCCACCAGGCGGTACTGCGGCCTTGCTCCGGGCAGCGCTGGACTATGAAGAACACCATGACGCCGCAGCGGACAGAGGCCTAA